The Impatiens glandulifera chromosome 3, dImpGla2.1, whole genome shotgun sequence genome contains a region encoding:
- the LOC124932245 gene encoding auxin-responsive protein SAUR50-like, with protein MAIRKSNKLSQAAMIKQILKRCSSLGKKGSSYDSTTDHHHHHHEDNNNGLPLDVPKGHFAVYVGENRSRFIVPISLLTHPEFQYLLQRAEEEFGFNHDMGLTIPCEEVVFRSLTSSMLLR; from the coding sequence atggCCATtagaaaatcaaacaagctttcACAAGCAGCCATGATCAAGCAAATCCTTAAAAGATGTTCAAGCTTAGGAAAGAAAGGATCATCATACGATTCTACTAccgatcatcatcatcatcatcatgaagATAACAATAATGGGCTTCCTCTTGATGTTCCAAAAGGACATTTTGCAGTTTATGTTGGAGAAAATCGAAGCCGATTCATAGTTCCAATCTCTCTTTTGACTCATCCCGAGTTTCAATATCTTCTCCAAAGGGCAGAAGAGGAATTTGGTTTTAATCACGATATGGGTCTTACTATTCCTTGTGAAGAAGTTGTTTTTCGATCTCTAACATCGTCAATGCTCTTACGATGA
- the LOC124932986 gene encoding auxin-responsive protein SAUR50-like, whose product MSPVIGKSNKIRHVVRIKQMLQRWRIKSSSPSPASIILPPDVPAGHVAIYVGRSCRRFVVRATYLNHPVFHGVLAQAAEEYGFLNQGPLALPCDESIFEEIIRFISRPESGNLTRFLNLQELQRCCHVAELGLSLDPLVESQPLIHLLDNKPIC is encoded by the coding sequence ATGTCTCCGGTCATCGGAAAATCCAATAAAATCCGTCACGTCGTCAGAATCAAACAGATGCTACAACGTTGGCGCATAAAGTCATCATCTCCGTCGCCGGCATCAATCATATTACCGCCGGACGTTCCAGCCGGACACGTGGCGATCTACGTGGGGAGAAGTTGTAGGAGATTTGTGGTGCGCGCGACGTACCTGAACCACCCCGTATTTCACGGCGTTCTTGCTCAGGCGGCAGAAGAATACGGGTTTCTTAATCAAGGCCCATTAGCTCTTCCATGTGATGAATCAATATTTGAAGAGATTATCCGTTTTATATCCCGACCCGAATCCGGTAACTTGACCCGTTTCCTTAATCTTCAGGAACTTCAGAGATGCTGCCACGTAGCAGAACTTGGGTTGAGTCTTGATCCGTTGGTTGAATCTCAGCCGTTGATTCATTTGCTTGATAATAAACCTATTTGTTAA